A genomic region of Lagopus muta isolate bLagMut1 chromosome 19, bLagMut1 primary, whole genome shotgun sequence contains the following coding sequences:
- the LOC125702621 gene encoding notch-regulated ankyrin repeat-containing protein gives MSQSDVSPCAAPPSQRVFQEAVRRGNTKELQSLLQNMTNCEFNVNSFGPEGQTALHQSVIDGNLELVKLLVKFGADIRLANRDGWSALHIAAFGGHQDIVLYLITKAKYSAGAR, from the coding sequence ATGAGCCAGAGCGACGTGTCGCCGTGCGCGGCGCCGCCCAGCCAGCGCGTCTTCCAGGAGGCCGTGCGGCGCGGCAACACCAAGGAGCTGCAGTCGCTGCTGCAGAACATGACGAACTGCGAGTTCAACGTGAACTCCTTCGGGCCCGAGGGGCAGACGGCGCTGCACCAGTCCGTCATCGACGGCAACCTGGAGCTCGTCAAGCTGCTCGTCAAGTTCGGCGCCGACATCCGCCTGGCCAACCGCGACGGCTGGAGCGCGCTGCACATCGCCGCCTTCGGGGGCCACCAGGACATCGTGCTCTACCTGATCACCAAGGCCAAATACTCCGCCGGCGCGCGGTGA